The Aureitalea marina genome includes a window with the following:
- a CDS encoding aminotransferase class V-fold PLP-dependent enzyme → MKKREFLRSLALAGTGLPLLSLDLPNWTAEIPANDKLLYADEDFWAKIRSDYKLKPDYINLESGYYNIIPQPTLKKLQEHIEMVNYEGSYYMRTVQWENKARMASKLAEVTGCNSKNLVITRNTTESLDMIIKGFPWREGDEAVFALQDYGAMKDMFAQVSKRYSVKLNTVSVPNHPKSDEDIVGLYEKAITEKTRLLMICHMINITGHILPVKKI, encoded by the coding sequence CCCTGGCCCTGGCAGGAACGGGCCTGCCTTTGCTTTCCCTGGATCTCCCCAACTGGACAGCAGAGATACCAGCTAATGACAAGTTGCTTTACGCCGATGAGGACTTCTGGGCCAAGATCCGTTCCGATTACAAATTGAAACCGGATTACATCAATCTGGAAAGTGGATATTACAACATCATCCCTCAACCTACCTTAAAGAAATTGCAGGAGCACATTGAAATGGTCAATTATGAAGGCTCCTATTATATGCGGACTGTTCAGTGGGAGAACAAGGCCAGGATGGCCAGCAAACTGGCTGAGGTCACAGGTTGTAATTCCAAGAACCTGGTCATTACCCGCAATACCACCGAATCCCTGGATATGATCATCAAAGGTTTCCCTTGGAGGGAAGGTGATGAGGCTGTATTCGCCTTACAGGATTACGGGGCTATGAAAGATATGTTCGCCCAAGTCTCCAAGCGCTACTCGGTAAAACTCAATACAGTCTCGGTTCCTAACCATCCGAAATCTGATGAAGACATCGTGGGACTTTACGAAAAAGCGATCACCGAGAAAACCCGTCTGCTGATGATCTGCCATATGATCAATATAACCGGGCACATTCTGCCTGTGAAAAAGATCT